Proteins encoded within one genomic window of Humulus lupulus chromosome 1, drHumLupu1.1, whole genome shotgun sequence:
- the LOC133825270 gene encoding uncharacterized protein LOC133825270 — translation MRSGRITQYIKETSRPGTSQPNTASVPTPPVADSLHTATVSSQEPLKQIPIIHGIVELTKEQEQATKIHKRMEEWVKRYRSLGHTVNLVTSEERRYPASAITFTEDDLREVHLPYDDPLVISLQVDHCQLGRVLVDGGNGVDILFWEAFQKMGLEENQIRTSATPILGFNNQRVYPKGIVRLTVIATERTFPVDFLIVDSIISYNAIMGRSWIHRMHGVVSTLHQVMRCHSPNGRYTIDIKGCQKQAKKCFLTLKEINYSGTSPPEDNPTNSNLSVTYQHVSKA, via the coding sequence ATGAGAAGTGGACGCATAACCCAGTATATTAAAGAGACAAGCAGACCCGGCACCTCACAGCCCAACACTGCTTCTGTCCCAACACCACCAGTAGCAGACTCCCTGCATACGGCCACCGTGAGCTCACAAGAGCCCCTCAAGCAAATCCCCATAATACACGGTATTGTGGAGCTCACCAAGGAACAAGAGCAGGCCACCAAAATTCACAAGAGGATGGAAGAATGGGTAAAGAGATATAGATCATTAGGCCATACAGTCAACCTCGTCACTTCGGAGGAAAGACGCTATCCAGCCTCTGCAATCACCTTCACCGAAGATGACTTGCGGGAAGTACACCTGCCCTATGACGATCCTCTAGTTATTTCACTGCAGGTCGACCATTGCCAGCTGGGAAGAGTTCTAGTCGACGGGGGCAATGGGGTTGACATTctcttctgggaagccttccagaagatGGGACTCGAAGAAAATCAGATCAGGACCTCTGCTACACCAATTTTGGGATTTAACAACCAGAGGGTATACCCGAAGGGCATTGTTCGATTAACCGTGATAGCCACAGAACGCACCTTTCCTGTGGACTTCCTCATCGTGGATTCCATCATAAGCTATAACGCCATCATGGGAAGAAGTTGGATCCACCGAATGCATGGAGTGGTCTCAACTTTGCATCAAGTTATGCGGTGCCACTCACCCAACGGACGGTATACCATCGACATAAAAGGATGCCAGAAGCAAGCCAAAAAATGCTTCCTTACTTTGAAAGAAATAAATTATTCTGGCACCTCCCCTCCTGAAGACAATCCCACAAATAGCAATCTTAGCGTGACTTACCAGCATGTCTCAAAGGCCTAG